One genomic window of Malaciobacter molluscorum LMG 25693 includes the following:
- a CDS encoding cation:proton antiporter domain-containing protein, translated as MQNILFTLFLTIAISTVLNIVLKRFGISHIIGYIATGTIISYLFNFNGIDIHSLELIAEFGIVFLMFTIGLEMSFERIRKMKEILLLNGFLQVSLSSIIIFLFSHFIINIAIVPSIIISLAFSLSSTAIVLSYLKQSKDIYTPFGEKSTAILIFQDLAVIPILLLISFLANDTLSVSEVIINTFLSAVIVILFLFTIGKKLMNWLLKFASNTNVEELFLGSIFSIVMGASILAHEMGFTYSLGAFIAGMIIAETGFRIKIESDIATYKDFLLGTFFFSVGTKIDIFYFLHNIHYIFAIFVGIILIKAIVVYFIIRRKSNKSTAIKTAISLCQVGEFSFAIFALATNDGLLSKQLSSFLILITVLSMILTPFIISNVYKIASYFEVEFYESDKITPIEKKNHIIICGFTTLGRIIARKLKAENKPFVIISDDLRHVLLARKQGYMAYFGHLDKKPVLESLKVDSSSSIIITLSNTKRKRLICEAILAFYKDANIVLKINSTEERKNLKDLNIRSFVHAYNEVANLLIERAT; from the coding sequence ATGCAAAATATTTTATTTACACTATTTTTAACAATCGCAATTTCAACTGTACTTAATATTGTTTTAAAAAGATTTGGTATTTCTCACATCATTGGATATATCGCAACTGGTACAATAATTAGTTATCTTTTTAACTTTAATGGAATAGATATTCACTCTTTAGAACTTATAGCAGAATTTGGTATTGTTTTTCTAATGTTTACTATTGGTTTAGAGATGAGTTTTGAAAGAATTAGAAAAATGAAAGAGATACTTTTACTTAATGGGTTTTTACAAGTAAGTCTAAGTTCTATTATAATCTTTTTATTTTCACATTTTATAATTAATATTGCAATAGTTCCATCAATAATAATATCATTAGCTTTTTCTTTATCTTCAACTGCTATTGTATTAAGTTATTTAAAACAATCAAAAGATATTTATACACCATTTGGTGAGAAATCTACAGCAATTCTGATTTTTCAAGATTTAGCAGTAATCCCTATATTATTACTTATCTCTTTTTTAGCAAATGATACATTATCTGTAAGTGAAGTAATTATCAATACATTTTTATCTGCAGTAATAGTAATTTTATTTTTATTTACAATTGGAAAAAAACTAATGAATTGGTTATTAAAGTTTGCTTCTAATACAAATGTTGAAGAGTTATTTTTAGGTTCAATTTTTTCTATTGTAATGGGTGCATCAATTTTAGCACATGAGATGGGCTTTACATACTCTTTAGGTGCTTTTATTGCAGGTATGATTATTGCAGAAACAGGATTTAGAATAAAGATAGAATCAGATATAGCTACATATAAAGATTTTTTATTAGGTACTTTTTTCTTTAGTGTTGGAACAAAAATTGATATATTCTATTTTTTACATAATATACATTATATTTTTGCTATATTTGTAGGAATAATTCTAATAAAAGCCATTGTTGTTTATTTTATTATTAGAAGAAAATCTAATAAAAGTACAGCAATAAAAACTGCAATTTCACTTTGTCAAGTTGGCGAATTTTCATTTGCCATTTTTGCATTAGCGACAAATGATGGATTGTTATCAAAACAATTATCAAGCTTTCTTATTTTAATAACTGTTTTATCTATGATTTTAACACCTTTTATTATAAGTAATGTATATAAAATTGCTTCATATTTTGAAGTTGAATTTTATGAATCAGATAAAATTACACCAATTGAAAAAAAGAATCATATTATTATTTGTGGTTTCACAACTTTAGGTAGAATTATTGCAAGAAAGTTAAAAGCAGAAAATAAACCTTTTGTAATTATCTCTGATGATTTAAGACATGTTCTTTTAGCAAGGAAACAAGGATATATGGCATACTTTGGACACTTAGATAAAAAGCCAGTTTTAGAATCATTAAAAGTTGATTCTTCTTCAAGTATAATTATTACACTATCTAATACAAAAAGAAAAAGACTAATATGTGAAGCAATATTAGCCTTTTATAAAGATGCAAATATTGTATTAAAAATTAATTCAACAGAAGAGAGAAAAAACTTGAAAGATTTAAATATAAGAAGTTTTGTTCATGCATATAATGAAGTGGCAAATTTATTAATAGAAAGAGCAACATAA
- a CDS encoding GGDEF domain-containing protein, with protein sequence MRKKSTLLFLIIGISVTVLITGLNLYNLRDSNLKSSIKNAQIISDVVKNGLLSHMINGNTDQINTFINSVGSLKNIEELWLIRGDYIRKQYGKDKLRVPKDQIDRDVLNTGKIKYSLNEHFSQTIMRITVPYKAIPSNGVDCVNCHNVNYGDTLGAVSLKMDISDIKQNGLEVAYIIPLILILTLFIMIQISRRENNYYLDILQQLGKSIKLAISGKFKRIHNYEVSKNDRVTNLINDYNTMMITFKDTSYDIEKKLQGFIGQQIDNSNVNPLEKSKDIINNLSNLYQFKKEIELDNTKDEIYTRLSQVFINQYGVNNFTFLEIDTLKNKMEIVKQVGNVELYCKDNIINDPELCRCARTRNDVVSIDFHKSCPYFTQKNKFHYCIDVEISKNICLIINFISYSKNELENLKNKISFVKSYINEAAPSIEVKLLMNVLQESAFQDALTGLYNRKFLEEHTKKLVPQVKRENINIGVLLLDMDHFKAVNDEYGHDIGDKVLKELANILNETVRESDLIVRYGGEEFVVLLIGVNSESDAIFVADKIRRRVRENEIDVYAGNKLRKTVSIGLSMFPQDSNNLDSVIKNADIALYEAKNNGRDKVVRFQESQVSSVDLF encoded by the coding sequence ATGCGTAAAAAATCAACTCTTCTTTTTCTTATAATAGGTATAAGTGTAACAGTGCTTATAACTGGACTTAACCTATATAACTTACGAGATTCAAATTTAAAATCTTCCATTAAAAATGCACAAATAATCTCTGATGTAGTAAAAAATGGTCTTTTATCTCATATGATTAATGGAAATACTGATCAAATAAATACTTTTATTAACTCGGTTGGTTCTTTGAAAAATATAGAAGAGTTATGGTTAATTAGAGGTGATTATATAAGAAAACAATATGGAAAAGATAAATTAAGAGTTCCAAAAGATCAAATTGATAGAGATGTTTTAAATACTGGAAAAATAAAATATTCTCTTAATGAACACTTTTCTCAAACTATAATGAGAATAACAGTTCCATATAAAGCAATTCCTTCAAATGGTGTTGATTGTGTTAATTGTCATAATGTAAATTATGGAGATACTTTAGGTGCGGTTTCTTTAAAAATGGATATTAGCGATATTAAACAAAATGGTTTAGAAGTTGCTTATATTATACCACTTATTTTAATATTAACGTTATTTATTATGATTCAAATATCAAGAAGAGAAAATAATTACTACCTAGATATTTTGCAACAACTTGGAAAAAGTATAAAACTTGCAATTTCTGGTAAATTTAAAAGAATTCATAATTACGAAGTTTCAAAAAATGATAGAGTAACAAATTTAATTAACGATTATAATACTATGATGATAACTTTCAAAGATACTTCATATGATATAGAAAAAAAACTACAAGGATTTATTGGACAACAAATAGATAATTCTAATGTTAATCCTTTAGAAAAATCAAAAGATATAATCAACAATCTATCAAATTTATATCAATTTAAAAAAGAGATAGAACTTGATAATACAAAAGATGAAATTTACACAAGATTATCTCAAGTATTTATTAATCAATATGGTGTAAATAATTTTACTTTTTTAGAGATTGATACTTTAAAAAATAAAATGGAAATAGTAAAACAAGTAGGTAATGTAGAATTATATTGTAAAGATAATATTATTAATGATCCTGAATTATGTAGATGTGCAAGAACAAGAAATGATGTTGTATCTATAGATTTTCATAAAAGTTGTCCATACTTTACACAAAAAAATAAGTTTCATTATTGTATTGATGTTGAAATTAGTAAAAATATATGTTTAATTATCAATTTTATAAGTTATTCAAAAAATGAATTAGAGAATTTAAAAAATAAAATATCATTTGTTAAAAGTTATATTAATGAAGCAGCTCCTTCTATAGAAGTTAAATTACTTATGAATGTACTTCAAGAATCAGCTTTTCAAGATGCTTTAACTGGTTTATACAATAGAAAATTTTTAGAAGAACATACTAAAAAGCTTGTTCCTCAAGTAAAAAGAGAAAATATTAATATAGGAGTTCTTTTACTTGATATGGATCATTTTAAAGCTGTAAATGATGAATATGGACATGATATTGGAGATAAAGTATTAAAAGAGTTGGCTAATATTTTAAATGAGACAGTAAGAGAGTCCGATTTAATTGTTAGATATGGTGGAGAAGAGTTTGTTGTTTTATTAATTGGTGTAAATTCGGAATCTGATGCAATTTTTGTTGCAGATAAAATCAGACGAAGAGTTAGAGAAAATGAGATTGATGTTTATGCTGGGAATAAACTTAGAAAGACTGTAAGTATTGGTTTATCAATGTTTCCTCAAGATTCTAATAATTTGGATAGTGTTATTAAAAATGCAGATATAGCACTTTATGAAGCTAAAAATAATGGTAGAGATAAGGTTGTTAGATTTCAAGAGAGTCAAGTCTCAAGTGTAGATTTATTTTAA
- a CDS encoding DJ-1/PfpI family protein, whose protein sequence is MSKRILVLAGDFVEDYELMVPYQCLLMLGHQVDVVCPDKKAGDTIKTAIHDFEGDQTYTEKPGHNFVLNASFDEIDEKTYDALVVPGGRAPEYIRLNQRVLDIVKYFDKQNKPIASICHGIQVLVAAQIVENRTCSCYPACAPDLNTNGGTWKDIGFEDAYVDNNLVTAAAWPAHPKWLAEFNKLLV, encoded by the coding sequence ATGTCAAAAAGAATATTAGTTTTAGCCGGCGATTTTGTAGAAGATTATGAATTAATGGTACCTTACCAATGTTTGTTAATGTTAGGACACCAAGTAGATGTAGTTTGTCCAGATAAAAAAGCAGGTGATACTATAAAAACTGCAATACATGATTTTGAAGGTGACCAAACATATACTGAAAAACCTGGACATAATTTTGTATTAAATGCTTCCTTTGATGAAATAGATGAAAAAACATATGATGCTTTAGTTGTACCAGGAGGTAGAGCTCCTGAATATATAAGATTAAACCAAAGAGTATTAGATATAGTAAAATACTTTGATAAACAGAATAAACCGATTGCTTCAATTTGTCATGGAATACAAGTTTTAGTTGCGGCACAAATAGTAGAAAATAGAACTTGTTCTTGTTATCCTGCTTGTGCACCTGATTTAAATACAAATGGTGGAACTTGGAAAGATATAGGTTTTGAAGATGCTTATGTTGATAATAATTTAGTAACAGCAGCAGCTTGGCCAGCACATCCAAAATGGTTAGCAGAATTTAATAAACTTTTAGTTTAA